The following coding sequences are from one Lolium rigidum isolate FL_2022 chromosome 6, APGP_CSIRO_Lrig_0.1, whole genome shotgun sequence window:
- the LOC124666131 gene encoding anthocyanin 3'-O-beta-glucosyltransferase-like, with amino-acid sequence MAAKDEQQPPLHILFFPFLAPGHLIPMADMAALFASRGVRCTILTTPVNAGIIRSAVDRANDALRLRGADCPAIDISVVPFPDVGLPPGVENGMALASQDDRDKFYNAVTRLREPFDRFLADSRPDAAVSDSFFYWSADAAAKHGVPRLAFLGSSMFARSCSDSMLRNNPVKTASNDPDAVVFLPGLPHRVELRRRQMMDPATRPDHWAMFQRINAADQRSLGEVVNSFHALEPAYVEHYQTTLGRRAWLVGPVALASKDKAGRGTSTPSPDADGCLRWLDTKQPGSVVYISFGSMTRFSPAELHELARGLDLSGKNFVWVVGRAGVPDSSEWMPEGFAELMARGDRGFIVRGWAPQMLILNHPALGGFVTHCGWNSTLEAVSAGVPMVTWPRYADQFYNEKLVVEVLKIGVSLGAKDYASSVEAHEVIAGEVIAESIGRLMGGSEEGDAIRKRAKDLGAEARRAVENGGSSYNDVGMLIDELMARRSHAKVGEDISHT; translated from the coding sequence ATGGCTGCCAAAGATGAGCAGCAGCCACCGCTGCACATCCTCTTCTTCCCGTTCCTAGCCCCCGGTCACCTCATTCCGATGGCCGACATGGCCGCTCTCTTCGCCTCCCGGGGCGTCAGGTGCACCATACTCACCACGCCCGTCAACGCCGGCATCATACGCTCGGCCGTCGACCGTGCCAACGACGCTCTCCGACTCCGAGGCGCCGACTGTCCCGCCATCGACATCTCCGTCGTGCCTTTCCCTGACGTCGGCCTACCGCCAGGTGTCGAGAACGGCATGGCCCTTGCGTCCCAGGACGACCGCGACAAGTTCTATAACGCGGTGACGCGGCTGCGAGAGCCCTTCGACCGGTTCTTGGCCGACTCCCGCCCCGACGCGGCCGTGTCCGACAGTTTCTTCTACTGgtccgcggacgccgccgccAAGCACGGCGTCCCGCGCCTGGcgttcctcggcagcagcatgtTCGCGCGCTCCTGCAGCGACAGCATGCTGCGCAACAACCCGGTGAAGACCGCCTCCAACGACCCCGATGCCGTTGTTTTCCTGCCAGGCCTGCCGCACCGTGTCGAGCTGCGGCGGCGCCAAATGATGGACCCGGCCACGAGGCCGGACCACTGGGCGATGTTCCAGAGGATCAACGCCGCGGACCAGAGGAGCCTCGGCGAGGTGGTCAATAGCTTCCACGCCCTGGAGCCAGCCTACGTCGAGCACTACCAGACCACGCTCGGTCGCCGCGCGTGGCTCGTCGGGCCGGTCGCACTCGCCAGCAAGGACAAGGCCGGAAGAGGCACCAGCACGCCCTCGCCGGACGCGGACGGCTGCCTACGGTGGCTGGACACCAAGCAGCCTGGCTCGGTGGTGTACATCTCCTTCGGCTCGATGACCAGGTTCTCACCGGCGGAGCTGCACGAACTCGCTCGCGGCCTCGACCTCTCAGGCAAAAACTTCGTGTGGGTGGTTGGCCGCGCAGGCGTCCCAGACTCTTCAGAGTGGATGCCCGAAGGCTTCGCCGAGCTGATGGCGCGCGGCGACCGCGGCTTCATCGTCCGAGGCTGGGCGCCGCAGATGCTCATCCTGAACCACCCGGCCCTCGGCGGCTTCGTCACGCACTGCGGCTGGAACTCCACCCTGGAGGCCGTGAGCGCCGGCGTTCCCATGGTCACGTGGCCGCGGTACGCGGATCAGTTCTACAACGAGAAGCTCGTCGTGGAGGTGCTCAAGATCGGTGTCAGCCTCGGCGCCAAGGACTACGCGTCGTCCGTCGAGGCccacgaggtgatcgccggcgaggtgatcgctgaATCCATCGGGAGACTGATGGGCGGCAGCGAGGAAGGCGATGCGATACGAAAGAGGGCCAAAGATCTCGGCGCGGAGGCACGGAGAGCGGTAGAGAACGGCGGATCATCCTACAATGATGTTGGAATGCTGATAGACGAGTTGATGGCCCGGCGAAGCCATGCGAAGGTAGGAGAAGACATCTCACACACCTGA